The following are encoded together in the Phocoena sinus isolate mPhoSin1 chromosome 11, mPhoSin1.pri, whole genome shotgun sequence genome:
- the TADA3 gene encoding transcriptional adapter 3 isoform X1, with amino-acid sequence MSELKDCPLQFHDFKSVDHLKVCPRYTAVLARSEDDGIGIEELDTLQLELETLLSSASRRLRVLEAETQILTDWQDKKGDRRFLKLGRDHELGAPPKHGKPKKQKLEGKAGHGPGPGPGRPKSKNLQPKIQEYEFTDDPIDVPRIPKNDAPNRFWASVEPYCADITSEEVRTLEELLKPPEDEAEHYKIPPLGKHYSQRWAQEDLLEEQKDGARAAAVADKKKSLMGPLTELDTKDVDALLKKSEAQHEQPEDGCPFGALTQRLLQALVEENIISPMEDSPIPDMSGKESGADGASTSPRNQNKPFRLALELSTAFACSVPHTKSLESRIKEELIAQGLLESEDRPAEDSEDEVLAELRKRQAELKALSAHNRTKKHDLLRLAKEEVSRQELRQRVRMADNEVMDAFRKIMAARQKKRTPTKKEKDQAWKTLKERESILKLLDG; translated from the exons ATGAGTGAGCTGAAGGACTGCCCCTTGCAGTTCCACGACTTCAAGTCTGTGGACCACCTGAAGGTCTGTCCCCGCTACACAGCAGTGTTGGCCCGCTCTGAGGATGATGGCATCGGTATCGAGGAGCTGGACACTCTGCAGCTGGAGCTTGAGACCCTGCTTTCTTCTGCCAGCCGACGCTTGCGGGTGCTTGAGGCCGAAACCCAG ATCCTCACCGACTGGCAGGATAAGAAAGGTGACCGACGGTTCCTGAAGCTGGGTCGAGACCATGAGCTTGGTGCTCCCCCCAAACATGGGAAGCCCAAGAAGCAGAAACTGGAAGGGAAGGCGGGACATGGGCCGGGCCCTGGCCCTGGGCGACCCAAATCCAAAAACCTTCAGCCCAAGATCCAGGAATATGAATTCACTGATGACCCAATTGATGTGCCACGTATCCCCAAGAATGACGCCCCCAACAG ATTCTGGGCTTCGGTGGAGCCCTACTGTGCCGATATCACCAGTGAGGAGGTGCGCACGCTAGAGGAGCTACTGAAACCCCCAGAAGATGAGGCTGAACATTACAAG ATCCCGCCCCTGGGGAAGCACTACTCCCAGCGCTGGGCACAGGAGGACCTGCTGGAGGAGCAGAAGGACGGGGCCCGGGCAGCAGCCGTGGCTGACAAGAAGAAAAGCCTCATGGGGCCACTGACTGAACTGGACACGAAAG ATGTGGATGCCCTGCTGAAGAAGTCTGAGGCCCAGCACGAGCAGCCGGAAGACGGGTGCCCCTTTGGTGCCCTGACGCAGCGACTCCTGCAGGCCTTGGTGGAG gaaaatattatttcccCCATGGAGGACTCTCCTATTCCGGACATGTCTGGAAAAGAATCAGGGGCTGACGGGGCAAGCACCTCTCCCCGCAATCAGAACAAACCCTTCAG GCTGGCCCTTGAGCTGAGCACTGCCTTTGCCTGCAGTGTGCCGCATACCAAGTCCCTGGAGAGCCGCATCAAGGAGGAGCTGATCGCCCAGGGCCTGCTGGAATCTGAGGACCGCCCTGCAGAGGACTCGGAGGACGAAGTTCTGGCGGAGCTGCGCAAACGGCAGGCCGAGCTGAAAGCGCTCAGTGCCCACAACCGCACCAAGAAGCACGACCTGCTGAG GCTGGCAAAGGAGGAGGTGAGTCGGCAGGAGCTGAGGCAGCGGGTCCGCATGGCAGACAATGAGGTCATGGACGCCTTCCGCAAGATCATGGCTGCCCGGCAGAAGAAGCGGACGCCCACCAAGAAGGAGAAGGACCAGGCCTGGAAGACTCTGAAGGAGCGTGAGAGCATCCTAAAGCTGCTGGACGGGTAG
- the TADA3 gene encoding transcriptional adapter 3 isoform X2, producing MSELKDCPLQFHDFKSVDHLKVCPRYTAVLARSEDDGIGIEELDTLQLELETLLSSASRRLRVLEAETQILTDWQDKKGDRRFLKLGRDHELGAPPKHGKPKKQKLEGKAGHGPGPGPGRPKSKNLQPKIQEYEFTDDPIDVPRIPKNDAPNRFWASVEPYCADITSEEVRTLEELLKPPEDEAEHYKIPPLGKHYSQRWAQEDLLEEQKDGARAAAVADKKKSLMGPLTELDTKDVDALLKKSEAQHEQPEDGCPFGALTQRLLQALVEENIISPMEDSPIPDMSGKESGADGASTSPRNQNKPFSVPHTKSLESRIKEELIAQGLLESEDRPAEDSEDEVLAELRKRQAELKALSAHNRTKKHDLLRLAKEEVSRQELRQRVRMADNEVMDAFRKIMAARQKKRTPTKKEKDQAWKTLKERESILKLLDG from the exons ATGAGTGAGCTGAAGGACTGCCCCTTGCAGTTCCACGACTTCAAGTCTGTGGACCACCTGAAGGTCTGTCCCCGCTACACAGCAGTGTTGGCCCGCTCTGAGGATGATGGCATCGGTATCGAGGAGCTGGACACTCTGCAGCTGGAGCTTGAGACCCTGCTTTCTTCTGCCAGCCGACGCTTGCGGGTGCTTGAGGCCGAAACCCAG ATCCTCACCGACTGGCAGGATAAGAAAGGTGACCGACGGTTCCTGAAGCTGGGTCGAGACCATGAGCTTGGTGCTCCCCCCAAACATGGGAAGCCCAAGAAGCAGAAACTGGAAGGGAAGGCGGGACATGGGCCGGGCCCTGGCCCTGGGCGACCCAAATCCAAAAACCTTCAGCCCAAGATCCAGGAATATGAATTCACTGATGACCCAATTGATGTGCCACGTATCCCCAAGAATGACGCCCCCAACAG ATTCTGGGCTTCGGTGGAGCCCTACTGTGCCGATATCACCAGTGAGGAGGTGCGCACGCTAGAGGAGCTACTGAAACCCCCAGAAGATGAGGCTGAACATTACAAG ATCCCGCCCCTGGGGAAGCACTACTCCCAGCGCTGGGCACAGGAGGACCTGCTGGAGGAGCAGAAGGACGGGGCCCGGGCAGCAGCCGTGGCTGACAAGAAGAAAAGCCTCATGGGGCCACTGACTGAACTGGACACGAAAG ATGTGGATGCCCTGCTGAAGAAGTCTGAGGCCCAGCACGAGCAGCCGGAAGACGGGTGCCCCTTTGGTGCCCTGACGCAGCGACTCCTGCAGGCCTTGGTGGAG gaaaatattatttcccCCATGGAGGACTCTCCTATTCCGGACATGTCTGGAAAAGAATCAGGGGCTGACGGGGCAAGCACCTCTCCCCGCAATCAGAACAAACCCTTCAG TGTGCCGCATACCAAGTCCCTGGAGAGCCGCATCAAGGAGGAGCTGATCGCCCAGGGCCTGCTGGAATCTGAGGACCGCCCTGCAGAGGACTCGGAGGACGAAGTTCTGGCGGAGCTGCGCAAACGGCAGGCCGAGCTGAAAGCGCTCAGTGCCCACAACCGCACCAAGAAGCACGACCTGCTGAG GCTGGCAAAGGAGGAGGTGAGTCGGCAGGAGCTGAGGCAGCGGGTCCGCATGGCAGACAATGAGGTCATGGACGCCTTCCGCAAGATCATGGCTGCCCGGCAGAAGAAGCGGACGCCCACCAAGAAGGAGAAGGACCAGGCCTGGAAGACTCTGAAGGAGCGTGAGAGCATCCTAAAGCTGCTGGACGGGTAG